A window of the Microplitis mediator isolate UGA2020A chromosome 5, iyMicMedi2.1, whole genome shotgun sequence genome harbors these coding sequences:
- the LOC130668469 gene encoding uncharacterized protein LOC130668469: MDVDLNLMINFVPIVATILALTIAFLVVIQRLKQRWPKKLNCWFCNVNSKISRTKTDWWKCPNCHQHNGFSKDGDYKYDIPEQRSKSLNNPAKHYSLPNKNEETRKNNGLCKNCNANEELKVIELRSIDPLRWRDSEITSFKQSLDKKYPLCKKCNSFVKKVINKQAQWLTQYKLLFFKQRSVKITVNHKTKFEKLCRIILTLLSAGIIYYPSNQQLSIIGALLQLVTVTRVHITKRNSDLLLTFIWVGICIMMPYSDTRLLKLKFKIIPLNFEYITVYQIIAVLSSILGFINITSNNSSAGNVDVSFKKLESPIASIDTVHRELNQAGYCDKKTIDTPVSRSNGYCDNKNNIDAPINRSPANTTHLLMTDTSFDSPETIKASMKPYFRICESQRNSIPNGLMQKTMSDPIDISPKRSPEYNHNRLEKYTLSESLKTLSNLSLDGNHKQHSKNSQVFKTRTYGTSSPDLFQRNYKKSQRKFILAPPKLKSVTQTSWVAGGYWQMGMDSPTLSRSSSQSSGFGSTGSNMGPSREPSVLNDVDRCSVVSDVAPCYSAQRQTSVSPSSSFCQHTPTYRVSTPDFAGYIGTPHSPPPNLIITTPCNQSFRQSPCHNYHISDQCINSSMNYSMIQQTPQISTCSASHSMSILNSPIWLPALLCGSIVFNIIVFCTVMLR, from the exons ATGGAtgttgatttgaatttaatgataaatttcgTGCCAATCGTCGCGACTATTTTAGCACTCACGATAGCATTTCTCGTCGTTATCCAAAGACTAAa GCAAAGATGGCCAAAAAAACTTAACTGCTGGTTCTGCAACGTCAACTCAAAGATTTCCAGAACGAAAACAGACTGGTGGAAGTGTCCTAATTGTCATCAGCACAATGGGTTTTCAAAAGACGGTGATTATAAATATGACATACCCGAGCAACGAAGTAAATCATTGAACAATCCAGCAAAACATTATTCATTGCcgaataaaaatgaagaaacaagaaaaaataatggacTATGCAAGAATTGTAATGCCAATGAAGAACTTAAAGTCATTGAGCTGCGTTCAATTGATCCATTACGATGGCGAGACTCAGAAATCACAAGTTTTAAACAGAGTCTTGATAAAAAGTATCCGCTTTGCAAAAAATGCAATTCGTTTgtcaaaaaagttataaataaacaagctCAGTGGCTGACTCAGTATaaattgcttttttttaaacaaagatctgtgaaaattacagtaaat cacaagacaaaatttgaaaaactttgtcgaattattttaacacttttGAGCGCcggtattatttattatccgaGTAATCAACAATTGTCAATAATTGGAGCATTATTACAACTTGTTACAGTAACGAGAGTTCATATTACTAAAAGAAATTCTGATTTATTGTTAACATTTATATGGGTTGGTATTTGTATAATGATGCCATACAGTGATACAAGATTATTAAAacttaagtttaaaattataccGCTTAATTTTGAGTACATAACTGTTTATCAAATT ATTGCTGTTTTATCAAGTATTTTGGGTTTTATCAATATAACATCGAACAATTCATCAGCTGGAAATGTAGAtgtatcatttaaaaaactagaaTCGCCAATAGCTAGCATTGATACTGTGCACAGAGAATTAAACCAAGCTGGTTATTGCGACAAAAAAACTATTGATACACCAGTTAGCCGTTCAAATGGCTATtgtgacaataaaaataatattgatgcACCGATTAATCGATCGCCTGCAAATACAACGCACTTATTGATGACGGATACATCTTTTGACTCACCAGAAACAATAAAAGCGTCAATGAAACCTTATTTTAG aaTATGTGAGAGTCAACGCAATTCAATACCGAATGGGCTTATGCAAAAAACTATGTCCGACCCGATAGATATCTCACCTAAACGTTCGCCAGAATATAATCATAATCGTTTGGAAAAATACACACTGAGTGAGAGCTTGAAAACTCTTAGCAATTTATCACTGGATGGAAACCACAAGCAACATTCTAAAAATTCTCAAGTCTTTAAGACAAGAACTTACGGCACATCTAGTCCAGATTTATTTCAGcgtaattacaaaaaatctcAACGTAAATTCATTCTAGCACCACCAAAACTTAAATCTGTGACCCAAACATCCTGGGTAGCCGGTGGATACTGGCAAATGGGTATGGATTCACCAACATTGTCAAGATCATCAAGTCAAAGCTCAGGATTCGGATCTACTGGTTCAAACATGGGGCCGTCACGAGAACCATCTGTCCTGAATGACGTCGACAGATGCTCTGTAGTGTCTGACGTAGCGCCGTGCTACAGTGCTCAACGTCAAACCAGTGTCAGTCCCTCAAGTTCATTTTGCCAACACACACCAACTTATCGTGTATCAACTCCAGACTTTGCTGGATACATTGGAACTCCTCACAGTCCACCGcctaatttaataataacaactcCCTGTAATCAGTCATTCCGACAATCACCCTGTCACAATTATCACATCAGCGACCAATGTATCAACAGTAGCATGAATTACAGCATGATTCAACAGACTCCACAAATATCAACGTGTAGTGCTTCTCATTCTATGAGCATTTTAAATAGCCCTATTTGGCTACCAGCATTGCTCTGTGGATCTATTGTtttcaatattattgttttttgtaCCGTAATGTTAcgctaa
- the LOC130668478 gene encoding uncharacterized protein LOC130668478 produces the protein MNSKINAVLFDPGGSDISYGCSRVSALKAKAYGSKVKANDNCNDNSKLIKPKYSPKVFEGNWFEERIKSTPTTQKDQSNLNTSTQNDSKSRVKKSTRQAFEIARENKERNKGSGNLLFDQEDNSYLNNFTTSYDLTYRVIPQGLDGPRLRSYNGRINKWLPEQDLTKNFGNLTGYGMTEYLRALEQELNYEGNDKPRTHYQCDYTKKKLPVDSKRFHRKRIDLNTPDLSAFNIDLNKCWARTLTHGFQKNNLCQRVACGQY, from the exons atgaatagtaaaataaatgctGTGTTATTCGATCCCGGTGGATCGGATATTTCTTACGGATGTTCACGAGTAAGTGCACTAAAAGCTAAAGCTTATGGAAGTAAAGTGAAGGCTAACGATAATTGTAatgacaattcaaaattaataaaacccAAGTACAGCCCTAAAGTATTTGAAGGTAATTGGTTTGAAGAGCGAATTAAATCAACTCCCACTACTCAGAAAGATCAATCTAATTTGAATACTTCAACgcaaaatgattcaaaatcaCGTGTTAAAAAAAGTACGCGGCAGGCATTTGAAATTGCTAGAGAAAATAAAGAGAGGAATaag gGTTCAGGTAATCTTCTATTTGATCAGGAAgataattcatatttaaataattttactactTCATATGATCTTACTTATCGAGTTATTCCTCAAGGATTAGATGGCCCGAGATTGCGTTCCTATAATGGAAG aataaataaatggttGCCAGAACAAGATCTTACTAAGAATTTTGGTAATTTAACGGGTTATGGTATGACTGAATATTTAAGAGCATTAGAACAAGAATTAAATTACGAGGGAAATGATAAACCACGTACACATTATCAGTGtgattatacaaaaaaaaaattacctgtcGATTCAAAACG atTTCACAGAAAACGTATCGATCTAAATACTCCAGACTTAAGCGCTTTcaatattgatttaaataaatgttggGCACGTACTTTAACTCatggttttcaaaaaaataatttatgtcaaAGAGTTGCTTGTGGACAGTATtag
- the LOC130668477 gene encoding microfibrillar-associated protein 1-like: MMMDYFVTNSALAAAPMGIQSTAGAVPVRNDKGEVSMKKVKVHRYVSGKRPDYAPAASSDEESEDDDFLEKCAKPIDPDVSNTDNKLLTSRAHDEQDPRLRRLTRLVRKSDEEPETITERHRHIHEPEIIETEIKNAREKIKLESSDSSDDEELSDTEIERRREALKLRVLSKKDTEEEIIKDEEEKSDSSSAESSEYEEYTDSEEECGPRLKPVFVMKKDRITTAEQEKEAFKQQQMEIESKKMADERKRQTLRMVEEAIRKETQGGKLVDSKESKLEDVCTDDENDEVEYEAWKLRELKRIKRDREEREAIERERLEIERIRNLTEEERRQEAKLNPKVITNKAAKGKYKFLQKYYHRGAFYLDRDEGILKRDFSGATLEDHFDKTILPKVMQVKNFGRSGRTKYTHLVDQDTTQFDSPWISETAQNLKFHNNQSAGMKQMFERPSLKKRKDDN, from the coding sequence atgatgatGGATTATTTTGTGACCAACAGTGCCCTGGCAGCAGCACCCATGGGCATTCAGAGTACAGCAGGTGCTGTACCTGTAAGAAATGATAAAGGTGAAGTGTcaatgaaaaaagtaaaagtacaCAGATATGTTTCTGGTAAACGACCTGACTACGCACCAGCTGCAAGCTCCGACGAAGAGTCTGAAGATGACGACTTTTTGGAAAAATGTGCCAAGCCAATTGATCCTGACGTAAGTAACACTGATAACAAACTATTAACATCAAGAGCACACGATGAACAAGATCCACGTTTGAGACGACTGACTCGTCTTGTTCGTAAATCAGATGAAGAACCAGAAACAATTACTGAACGACATCGGCATATCCATGAGCCAGAGATCATTGAAACAGAGATAAAAAATGcccgtgaaaaaataaaattagagaGTTCTGATTCTTCGGATGATGAAGAATTGTCTGATACTGAGATCGAGCGACGTCGTGAAGCACTGAAATTACGGGTGCTGTCTAAGAAGGATACTGAAgaggaaataattaaagacgAAGAAGAAAAATCAGATTCAAGTTCTGCTGAAAGTTCCGAATATGAAGAATATACGGATTCAGAGGAGGAATGCGGACCTAGATTAAAACCCGTATTTGTTATGAAGAAAGACAGAATTACTACGGCAGAACAAGAAAAAGAGGCGTTCAAACAGCAGCAGATGGAGATTGAGAGTAAGAAAATGGCTGATGAAAGGAAAAGACAGACTTTGAGAATGGTTGAGGAAGCTATTCGAAAAGAAACTCAGGGAGGCAAATTGGTAGACAGTAAGGAGAGTAAGTTGGAGGATGTCTGTACAGACGACGAAAATGATGAGGTTGAATACGAAGCTTGGAAGTTAAGGGAACTTAAGAGAATAAAACGGGATCGCGAAGAACGTGAGGCCATTGAAAGGGAACGACTCGAAATTGAAAGAATCCGAAACCTAACTGAGGAAGAACGTCGGCAGGAAGCTAAGCTTAATCCAAAAGTCATCACCAATAAAGCTGCCAAAggaaagtataaatttttacaaaaatactaTCATCGCGGTGCGTTTTATCTTGACAGAGATGAGGGTATATTGAAACGTGACTTCTCTGGTGCGACGCTTGAAGATCATTTTGACAAAACCATCTTACCAAAGGTTATGCAAGTTAAGAACTTTGGAAGAAGTGGTAGAACCAAGTACACTCACTTGGTAGATCAAGATACCACGCAATTTGATTCCCCTTGGATATCTGAGACCGCTCAGAATCTAAAGTTCCATAACAATCAGTCGGCTGGTATGAAACAAATGTTCGAAAGACCTTCGCTTAAAAAACGAAAAGATGACAATTAA
- the LOC130668465 gene encoding kinesin heavy chain isoform X2, whose amino-acid sequence MDTPREREIAAEDSIRVVCRFRPLNDSEEKAGSKFIVKFPSGGDDNCISIGGKVYLFDKVFKPNATQDKVYNEAAKSIVTDVLAGYNGTIFAYGQTSSGKTHTMEGVIGDANKQGIIPRIVNDIFNHIYGMEENLEFHIKVSYFEIYMDKIRDLLDVSKVNLSVHEDKNRVPFVKGATERFVSSPEEVFEVIEEGKSNRHIAVTNMNEHSSRSHSVFLINVKQENLENQKKLSGKLYLVDLAGSEKVSKTGAEGTVLDEAKNINKSLSALGNVISALADGNKTHIPYRDSKLTRILQESLGGNARTTIIICCSPASFNESETKSTLDFGKRAKTIKNVVCVNEELTAEEWKRRYEKEKEKAARLKGKVEKLESELSRWRQGETVNPEEQVNLVEVPEVIIPPVIPPVKDDGPMPAIPGGGLMAGSLSNEERQKLEEERERLYQQLDEKDEEINQQSQYLEKLKEQLDEQEELIASARRDYEQLQQEMNTINQETESAKEEVKEVLQALEELAVNYDQKSQEVEIKNKEHESLSEELLAKQTALNSTMSELQQLRDMSTHQRKRTAEMLTNLLKDLGEIGVAIGGDENLKCQITPDINGKVEEEFTVARLYISKMKSEVKNLVQRCQGLETFQTECNKKISEYEKELGECRLLISQHEARMQTLSESMKEAEARKRSLEENLDALREECAKLKAAEQVQAVTNKEKAEEKEAATKMRVALEEQMDQLRDVHQRQVAALRDEISEKQEMISELKDLNQKFTLAHQQMQSDYERLKQEEAEKSAKLQELILMNERREQARKDLKGLEDTVAKELQTLHNLRKLFVQDLQIRIKKSSIAEDNEDDGGSLAQKQKISFLENNLDQLTKVHKQLVRDNADLRCELPKLEKRLRATMERVKALETALRDAKEGAMRDRKRYQYEVDRIKEAVRQKNLARRGPSAQIAKPIRAGQHHVSGVNAIRTGNRDVDLHVPRS is encoded by the exons ATGGATACGCCGAGGGAACGTGAGATTGCGGCTGAGGATAGCATCAGAGTTGTCTGTAGATTTCGACCACTTAATGATTCTGAAGAGAAAGCTGGCtcgaaatttattgttaaatttccCTCCGGTGGCGATGATAATTGTATATCTATTGGA ggTAAAGTTTACCTCTTTGACAAAGTTTTTAAACCAAATGCAACACAAGATAAAGTTTACAATGAAGCTGCTAAATCAATTGTCACTGACGTTCTTGCTGGATACAACGGCACGATCTTTGCTTATGGGCAAACGTCAtcag GTAAAACACATACCATGGAAGGAGTCATTGGGGACGCAAATAAACAAGGAATTATACCTAGAATTGTTAACGATATTTTCAATCACATTTACGGAATGGAGGAGAATTTGGAATTCCATATTAAAGTTtcttattttgaaatttacatGGATAAAATTAGGGATTTACTTGAtg tatCCAAGGTAAATTTGAGCGTCCATGAAGATAAAAATCGTGTTCCTTTTGTGAAAGGAGCAACTGAAAGATTCGTGTCTAGTCCAGAAGAAGTATTTGAAGTAATTGAGGAGGGAAAATCGAATCGACATATAGCTGTAACAAACATGAATGAACACAGTTCTCGTTCGCATTCAGTTTTTCTAATTAACGtaaaacaagaaaatttagagaaccaaaaaaaattatcgggTAAATTATATCTGGTGGATTTGGCGGGTTCAGAAAAAGTTTCAAAGACTGGTGCTGAGGGTACAGTACTTGACgaagctaaaaatattaataaatcgttgTCAGCGTTGGGTAATGTAATATCTGCGTTAGCTGACGGTAATAAAACTCACATACCGTATCGAGATTCAAAGTTAACGCGTATTCTCCAAGAATCTCTTGGTGGTAATGCTAGAACAACAATTATAATATGTTGCTCACCCGCTAGTTTCAATGAATCTGAAACAAAATCAACATTAGATTTTGGTAAACGTGCTAAGACTATTAAGAATGTTGTATGTGTTAATGAAGAGTTGACTGCGGAAGAGTGGAAACGTCGATATGAGAAAGAAAAAGAGAAGGCCGCGAGATTGAAAGGAAAAGTGGAGAAATTAGAGTCTGAATTATCACGCTGGCGACAGGGTGAAACCGTTAATCCAGAAGAACAAGTTAATCTAGTCGAGGTACCTGAAGTTATAATACCACCGGTTATTCCTCCTGTAAAAGATGATGGACCTATGCCGGCTATTCCTGGTGGCGGGCTTATGGCTGGTTCTCTTTCGAATGAGGAACGACAAAAATTAGAGGAAGAACGTGAAAGATTGTACCAACAGCTTGATGAGAAAGATGAAGAAATCAATCAGCAGTCACAGTATCTTGAAAAGTTAAAGGAACAGCTTGATGAACAAGAAGAACTAATTGCCAGTGCTCGTCGTGACTACGAACAGCTGCAGCAGGAAATGAATACTATTAATCAAGAAACAGAGAGTGCTAAAGAAGAAGTCAAAGAAGTATTGCAAGCACTAGAGGAATTGGCTGTTAATTATGACCAGAAATCACAGGAAgttgaaattaaaaacaaagaaCACGAGAGTTTGTCGGAGGAATTACTTGCTAAACAAACTGCACTCAATTCGACTATGTCTGAGTTACAGCAGCTACGTGACATGTCAACTCATCAACGTAAAAGAACTGCCGAAATGTTGACGAATTTATTGAAGGATCTGGGAGAAATTGGTGTAGCTATTGGTGGAGACGAAAATCTCAAG tGCCAGATAACACCTGACATTAATGGAAAAGTTGAAGAAGAGTTTACAGTAGCAAGATTGTACATTAGTAAAATGAAATCAGAAGTCAAAAATTTGGTACAACGTTGTCAGGGATTAGAAACATTCCAAACGGAATGTAATAAAAAG atatCGGAGTACGAAAAAGAACTGGGTGAGTGCCGATTATTGATCTCTCAGCATGAAGCACGTATGCAGACACTTTCAGAGTCAATGAAAGAAGCAGAAGCACGTAAACGTAGTCTAGAAGAGAATCTTGACGCTCTTCGTGAAGAGTGCGCGAAACTAAAAGCAGCTGAACAAGTCCAAGCTGTCACCAACAAAGAAAAAGCTGAAGAAAAAGAGGCCGCGACAAAAATGCGAGTTGCATTGGAAGAACAAATGGACCAACTACGCGATGTTCATCAACGTCAAGTTGCTGCGCTGAGAGATGAAATCTCTGAGAAACAGGAAATGATTAGTGAGCTCAAAGATCTCAACCAGAAATTCACATTAGCTCACCAACAAATGCAGTCCGACTACGAAAGATTGAAACAAGAGGAAGCCGAGAAATCGGCTAAATTacaagaattaattttaatgaatgaaCGTCGTGAACAAGCCAGAAAAGATCTCAAGGGACTGGAAGACACTGTTGCTAAAGAACTTCAAACTCTTCACAATCTTCGTAAATTATTTGTTCAAGATCTTCAAATCAGAATCAAGAAATCTTCTATTGCTGAAGACAACGAGGACGATGGAGGTTCTCTAGCACAAAAACAAAAGATTTCATTCCTCGAGAACAATCTCGATCAGCTTACAAAG GTTCACAAACAATTGGTCAGAGATAACGCTGATTTACGATGTGAGTTGCCTAAATTAGAGAAAAGGTTACGAGCCACCATGGAACGTGTGAAAGCTCTCGAGACTGCACTACGTGATGCCAAAGAAGGTGCAATGCGAGATCGTAAACGTTACCAATACGAGGTGGATAGAATTAAGGAAGCAGTTAGACAGAAAAATTTGGCACGACGTGGACCTAGCGCACAAATCGCCAAACCAATTCGCGCTGGTCAGCATCATGTCAGTGGTGTTAACGCTATTCGAACTGGAAATAGGG ATGTGGATTTACACGTTCCGCGATCGTGA
- the LOC130668465 gene encoding kinesin heavy chain isoform X1 — protein MDTPREREIAAEDSIRVVCRFRPLNDSEEKAGSKFIVKFPSGGDDNCISIGGKVYLFDKVFKPNATQDKVYNEAAKSIVTDVLAGYNGTIFAYGQTSSGKTHTMEGVIGDANKQGIIPRIVNDIFNHIYGMEENLEFHIKVSYFEIYMDKIRDLLDVSKVNLSVHEDKNRVPFVKGATERFVSSPEEVFEVIEEGKSNRHIAVTNMNEHSSRSHSVFLINVKQENLENQKKLSGKLYLVDLAGSEKVSKTGAEGTVLDEAKNINKSLSALGNVISALADGNKTHIPYRDSKLTRILQESLGGNARTTIIICCSPASFNESETKSTLDFGKRAKTIKNVVCVNEELTAEEWKRRYEKEKEKAARLKGKVEKLESELSRWRQGETVNPEEQVNLVEVPEVIIPPVIPPVKDDGPMPAIPGGGLMAGSLSNEERQKLEEERERLYQQLDEKDEEINQQSQYLEKLKEQLDEQEELIASARRDYEQLQQEMNTINQETESAKEEVKEVLQALEELAVNYDQKSQEVEIKNKEHESLSEELLAKQTALNSTMSELQQLRDMSTHQRKRTAEMLTNLLKDLGEIGVAIGGDENLKCQITPDINGKVEEEFTVARLYISKMKSEVKNLVQRCQGLETFQTECNKKISEYEKELGECRLLISQHEARMQTLSESMKEAEARKRSLEENLDALREECAKLKAAEQVQAVTNKEKAEEKEAATKMRVALEEQMDQLRDVHQRQVAALRDEISEKQEMISELKDLNQKFTLAHQQMQSDYERLKQEEAEKSAKLQELILMNERREQARKDLKGLEDTVAKELQTLHNLRKLFVQDLQIRIKKSSIAEDNEDDGGSLAQKQKISFLENNLDQLTKVHKQLVRDNADLRCELPKLEKRLRATMERVKALETALRDAKEGAMRDRKRYQYEVDRIKEAVRQKNLARRGPSAQIAKPIRAGQHHVSGVNAIRTGNRENERKSAFADEKKRIPEMDLIYNSYT, from the exons ATGGATACGCCGAGGGAACGTGAGATTGCGGCTGAGGATAGCATCAGAGTTGTCTGTAGATTTCGACCACTTAATGATTCTGAAGAGAAAGCTGGCtcgaaatttattgttaaatttccCTCCGGTGGCGATGATAATTGTATATCTATTGGA ggTAAAGTTTACCTCTTTGACAAAGTTTTTAAACCAAATGCAACACAAGATAAAGTTTACAATGAAGCTGCTAAATCAATTGTCACTGACGTTCTTGCTGGATACAACGGCACGATCTTTGCTTATGGGCAAACGTCAtcag GTAAAACACATACCATGGAAGGAGTCATTGGGGACGCAAATAAACAAGGAATTATACCTAGAATTGTTAACGATATTTTCAATCACATTTACGGAATGGAGGAGAATTTGGAATTCCATATTAAAGTTtcttattttgaaatttacatGGATAAAATTAGGGATTTACTTGAtg tatCCAAGGTAAATTTGAGCGTCCATGAAGATAAAAATCGTGTTCCTTTTGTGAAAGGAGCAACTGAAAGATTCGTGTCTAGTCCAGAAGAAGTATTTGAAGTAATTGAGGAGGGAAAATCGAATCGACATATAGCTGTAACAAACATGAATGAACACAGTTCTCGTTCGCATTCAGTTTTTCTAATTAACGtaaaacaagaaaatttagagaaccaaaaaaaattatcgggTAAATTATATCTGGTGGATTTGGCGGGTTCAGAAAAAGTTTCAAAGACTGGTGCTGAGGGTACAGTACTTGACgaagctaaaaatattaataaatcgttgTCAGCGTTGGGTAATGTAATATCTGCGTTAGCTGACGGTAATAAAACTCACATACCGTATCGAGATTCAAAGTTAACGCGTATTCTCCAAGAATCTCTTGGTGGTAATGCTAGAACAACAATTATAATATGTTGCTCACCCGCTAGTTTCAATGAATCTGAAACAAAATCAACATTAGATTTTGGTAAACGTGCTAAGACTATTAAGAATGTTGTATGTGTTAATGAAGAGTTGACTGCGGAAGAGTGGAAACGTCGATATGAGAAAGAAAAAGAGAAGGCCGCGAGATTGAAAGGAAAAGTGGAGAAATTAGAGTCTGAATTATCACGCTGGCGACAGGGTGAAACCGTTAATCCAGAAGAACAAGTTAATCTAGTCGAGGTACCTGAAGTTATAATACCACCGGTTATTCCTCCTGTAAAAGATGATGGACCTATGCCGGCTATTCCTGGTGGCGGGCTTATGGCTGGTTCTCTTTCGAATGAGGAACGACAAAAATTAGAGGAAGAACGTGAAAGATTGTACCAACAGCTTGATGAGAAAGATGAAGAAATCAATCAGCAGTCACAGTATCTTGAAAAGTTAAAGGAACAGCTTGATGAACAAGAAGAACTAATTGCCAGTGCTCGTCGTGACTACGAACAGCTGCAGCAGGAAATGAATACTATTAATCAAGAAACAGAGAGTGCTAAAGAAGAAGTCAAAGAAGTATTGCAAGCACTAGAGGAATTGGCTGTTAATTATGACCAGAAATCACAGGAAgttgaaattaaaaacaaagaaCACGAGAGTTTGTCGGAGGAATTACTTGCTAAACAAACTGCACTCAATTCGACTATGTCTGAGTTACAGCAGCTACGTGACATGTCAACTCATCAACGTAAAAGAACTGCCGAAATGTTGACGAATTTATTGAAGGATCTGGGAGAAATTGGTGTAGCTATTGGTGGAGACGAAAATCTCAAG tGCCAGATAACACCTGACATTAATGGAAAAGTTGAAGAAGAGTTTACAGTAGCAAGATTGTACATTAGTAAAATGAAATCAGAAGTCAAAAATTTGGTACAACGTTGTCAGGGATTAGAAACATTCCAAACGGAATGTAATAAAAAG atatCGGAGTACGAAAAAGAACTGGGTGAGTGCCGATTATTGATCTCTCAGCATGAAGCACGTATGCAGACACTTTCAGAGTCAATGAAAGAAGCAGAAGCACGTAAACGTAGTCTAGAAGAGAATCTTGACGCTCTTCGTGAAGAGTGCGCGAAACTAAAAGCAGCTGAACAAGTCCAAGCTGTCACCAACAAAGAAAAAGCTGAAGAAAAAGAGGCCGCGACAAAAATGCGAGTTGCATTGGAAGAACAAATGGACCAACTACGCGATGTTCATCAACGTCAAGTTGCTGCGCTGAGAGATGAAATCTCTGAGAAACAGGAAATGATTAGTGAGCTCAAAGATCTCAACCAGAAATTCACATTAGCTCACCAACAAATGCAGTCCGACTACGAAAGATTGAAACAAGAGGAAGCCGAGAAATCGGCTAAATTacaagaattaattttaatgaatgaaCGTCGTGAACAAGCCAGAAAAGATCTCAAGGGACTGGAAGACACTGTTGCTAAAGAACTTCAAACTCTTCACAATCTTCGTAAATTATTTGTTCAAGATCTTCAAATCAGAATCAAGAAATCTTCTATTGCTGAAGACAACGAGGACGATGGAGGTTCTCTAGCACAAAAACAAAAGATTTCATTCCTCGAGAACAATCTCGATCAGCTTACAAAG GTTCACAAACAATTGGTCAGAGATAACGCTGATTTACGATGTGAGTTGCCTAAATTAGAGAAAAGGTTACGAGCCACCATGGAACGTGTGAAAGCTCTCGAGACTGCACTACGTGATGCCAAAGAAGGTGCAATGCGAGATCGTAAACGTTACCAATACGAGGTGGATAGAATTAAGGAAGCAGTTAGACAGAAAAATTTGGCACGACGTGGACCTAGCGCACAAATCGCCAAACCAATTCGCGCTGGTCAGCATCATGTCAGTGGTGTTAACGCTATTCGAACTGGAAATAGGG AAAACGAACGCAAGAGTGCATTTGCCGATGAAAAGAAACGAATCCCCGAGATGGATTTAATTTACAACTCttacacataa